The genomic DNA TAGACACTTCTACACTAGTACATTTGtgtggggtgtgggtgtgagGGCATGCATGCATGAATGTTATGTATGTTGGCATGTATGCAGGCTGTGTGTGCCAGTGTATTGAGAGATGAGTGCACATTGCTAGAAATATGTTCTCATTTCGAAAATATAAACCTAATTTTTATTTGACCTGTATATCTTCTTCCGAGCGTATCTGAGAGGCatctggcctggggatctttggtggtgtaatgaactgcactcagTTGGAGTTCttggacatataaaggccaactgcccctagttcattacatttaaaacatcgcccagctgactgatCACTaggccgaggtgggttgctggagactggtgaggtgggacaatacggagtctggggctttccttgggttgcaGGGAGACATCTGCTTCATGTGACAAAGATTGAGGAGCAAATTGCCTTTTGTACGTTAGTGGCCAAACGGTTTTCAACCCCATTTTACTGAGGGTGATAATGTCATAAGAGGCAATAATGTCATAAATTGAAACAATTTGATATTGAAAGAAGGAAACAAATCCTGTGCATCTGGGCAGGGAAAGGATGTGTGGGTGAGGTTACGGTGTCATGGGGTGGAAGGAGTAAGGATTACCAGCAACTCAGACAACTAAAATTGCAACTAAAATTTTGTCCCATTTAATGGCAGCGTTATGCTTATTGAAAATTAGACTGGCTCAAGCATTAAAAATCACGTAGATGACTTTGCACTGACGTGGAGTGGGAATGGACTAAGTGTTGTactatcaagtatcagaggggtagccgtgttagtctggatctgtaaaagcagcaaagaatcctgtggcaccttatagactaacagacgttttggagcatgaactttcgtgagagaatacccacttcgtcagacatgcatctgacaaagtgggtgttGTACTGTATTACCCATTTGTAAATCATGATGGCCTGTTACAACCCAGTAAATAGCTCTAGCACAAAAAACATCTGCCTACTAAgtatttcttatttacaatatgtaATACAGGTCTGTAgcatcttacgtgcatttaacatgcgcgatttcagctttacacaatttgcaaacaaaaaaaaaaaaaaaaattaaaaaaaaaaaaaaaaaaagaggaaaaataacaaGATAAACACTGTCTCTGTAGTACGGGCAATTCTgcctgccattcaactcaatgtaattttgactatatgcggttTTCGCTCTACGCGCTAACCACAAAACGGAACCCttgcgtaagatgagactcacctgtaCACACATTAATGTGATATGTACTAAATACATACACTATATGTATGACAGTGGTGGCTGCTATGGCTCCTGTCCTGCGGGGCTGCCTGGGATTGGCTCCCTGCTCCGGGCATTGTGACCTCTGGGGTCGCAGCACCACTTAGGTTTGGTTCAGCCCTTATGGTGAAGGGTTGGCCAGGCCGCCTTTGTGTGAGTGGCATTTCCAGCTGGCGCATGGGACCACAGCACCACTCACTTAAATTGGGCCCCGGCCAGCTCCTTGTCATCATAATGGAGGCATGGCTGGGCTAAACCTGAGTAGTGCTGAGGCTCCCAGCAACAAGTTGTAACTCACAAAGTGGGGAACTGAGCCCAGACAGCCCCACAGGACTGGAGCCGCAGCTGCAGGGTGAGTGCAGAGTGGGCTCTGCAACTTCCTCTCCCAGGATAGGAAACTCCTCCCCACGCTTTGTCTTCCACATGACCCTTTTTGACGCATTTTGATGATCCAAGtttgggtcatgacccacagATTGAGAAATTCTGCCATATTAGGTTTCTTCTGCCTTCATTtgctaccaaattcacagtccattttggtcaatttcatggttataggattttaaaaataataaattccataatttcagctatttaaatctgaaatttcatggtgttgtaactgtaggggtcttTATCCaaaaaggagctgggggtgggggagtcacaaggttattgtagggaggggttgtggtactgcACAGCTATTGGTGTCGGCTCTGCCTttagaactgggcagctggagagcctTAGCTGCTGgacgggagcccagctctgaaagcagagccgcttccagcagcagcgcagaagtaagcatagcatggtatggtattgccacccttacttctgtgctgctgcctccagagctgagccctcagtcaccggtagggtgaccagacagcaaatgtgaaaaatcgggacggggtggggggtaataggagcctatataagagagagacccaaaaatcgggactgtccctataaaatcgggacatctggtcaccctagtcagcagccaccactccctggctgcgctgctgctggcggggcgctATCTTCGGAGCTGGGTGCCCGgctaacagctgctgctctctagctgcccagctctgaaggcagcacagaagtaagggcagcaatACTCCGacttccctaaaataaccttgtgacaccccacccccgcaactcccttttgggtcaggaataccaatttgagaaactctggtctccctggtgaaatctgtatagtacaagGTGAAAGCACgcgaaagaccagatttcatgggccgtgatgcatttttcatggccgtgaatttggtggAGCTCTCGCTATAATTGACTCCATCTTAAGCATTTTTGGTATGTGGAAACATGGCACATTCTCTtgatcttcattttaaaaaaagaatcacttTCTTTTTCACTTAACAGAGAGTGATGATCATTCTTTTGTAATTAGTCCTCTTTAAAAAGTGATGTGTGGGACAAGTAAGCGCATTCCACTAGCTGCACTTTGCCAGACAGTGAGCATAGGCAATGTGCTCACTTGTCCTACGCGTCATTTATTCTTCAATAAAGTGGGACTCATTTTACAAGactcaacttttttttcccccccccccccccccccaggagaaCATCAGAGTTAATGTTACTATGTTGAAAACCAGTGAGGAATCTCAAGAAGCAcaggtttgttgtttttgtttactcAACATATTAGTAAGTTATGAACCAAACTCTACCTGTGAATGTGTGTTTTTGCAGATTTTTCTGATGACTTATTCATTTCAGTATTTTATACAATAGTGACTCTCTAATCTGTTCTTTACATTATTTATGAAACTGAAAATCTGACtgtatatattaatattttgccaactatcttattttttttaaggttgtCTTTAATATCACCTACAATAGTGGACAGATATATGTAAATGACTTTCCTATGAAGAGAGGTGTTACCCGGATTAAGTGTCAAACTTTAATATGTGAGTACTGCTCGATTCTTTATCTGGGATATCTGTTTCCATGTCTCCTAGAGAAGGACATAACAGATAATTCATTGCTATGGTGCTCTCTGAAGGTCAGAAATATTTGGAAACAACACGTTTACAGAGTTAGGATGTGTTTAGAATCAACATGAAACAAAATCTGATATCCTCATATGTTTCAATGTCTCAGTCAAGTTCTTGTATTTCACCTGAAATACAGACCCTGTGTATATTTTTGAAAAGGGAGGGTTTTGCACTAGACTGGGTAATGTGAATATAATGATGCAACAGTCCACTGCTAatggctcatagactttaaggtcaggagggaccattatgatcatctagtctgacctcctgcacaatgcaggccacagaatctcgcccacccactcctgtaacaaacccctaacttatgtctgagttattgaagtccccaaattgtggtttgaagacctcaagctgcagagaatcctccagaaagtgacccatgccccatactgcagaggaaagcaaaaaacctccagggcttctgccagtctgccctggaggaaaattctttcccaaccccaaatatggtgatcagctgaaccctgagcatgtgggcaagactcaccagccagcacccaggaaagaattctctgtagtaactcagttATCTGTGCTCAAGTACCTCAAGTCCCACTCCGCagaataataaacatttttttttatgccctaacatcccatcacagaccactgggcatacttacctgctgataatcaaagatcagttgccaaattaattgccaaaattatgctatcccatcataccatcccctccataaacttatcaagcttagttttaaagccagatatgtctcttgcccccactactccccttggaaggctattccggAATTTCACtccctctaatggttagaaaccttcatctaatttcaagtctaaacttcctagtgtccagtttatatccaggGCTGTCTCCCTATGTTGGGTGGCACGCATCCAAAGGGCGTTTGAGTAGGATAAATAGGAATTTAGGATTATGTTGATCTTTAGGTATATTTTGCCATTGTCATTATTCCACCTACATTGGGACTGGAGGTTTCTCACACATAAGATGCTGTTGTGTAGGTGTTGCAATCCTGATTTTATGCTGTCTGTAATAGGGGGAAGCTGCTGTTTCCCCTACTAGTTCAATGTTGTATCTCCTGTGCAACGGCTGCCATTCAGAAGTGTTTAGATTCCATGCCATGGATGTTGGCTTTTTACTTAACTAGAACTAGATTGTTAAGATCATCTTCTCAGCTGTTTATAGCACTCGCAGATAGGAAGAaggccttccccccccccccccatcttgcTGCAGAGGATCTTGTACCAGTTTTTCTCCTGTATACACCTGTGCTATGACATTGCCAACGTAGTGCTGCCAAGCAAGGTGATAGCACGCTCAACAAGATCTCAAGCAACTTCTGCAGTGCTTTTAGCTTATGTGCCTATATCAGATATATTTGTAGGGCTGCAGCTTGGCCCGCAGTACACACCTTTACTACTTATTATACCATATCTCAGCATTCCAGAGATGGTGCCAAGTTCTGATGAGCAGTCCTTCAGTCGTTGTTCAGGTGGACTCGGAAACTCACCTCAAGTGACTCACAATTaggtcataagaatggccatactgggtcagaccacaggtctgtctagcccagtatcctgttgtggccaataccaggtgccccagagggagtgaacagaacaggtagtcactGAGTAAATCCATTCCCTGGCGCCCATTCCCAATTCAAACCGGAAGTGGAATGGACActtgcaatcactcaaagaagaaacagttactaacctgttctttgagatgtgttgtacATGTCTGTTCCATGATCCAGCGAACATGTCTGTTCTCCTTCCCCTAGTTCAGTGGTGTAGTCTTGTGCAGGGACTGCCAATCAAAAGTGTTTTGATACTTGGATTTGCACAGTGGATTGCATAATTAATGAAGCTGAGACAGTGATGTTGGTTTGACTGAAGATCCTTTTACATGCAGATTCACTAGTTATGGTCAGTCTCAAGGTTGGCTTCTGTAAAACtgataaattgtttttaactgttcactttattaatgtaacttctgttcacgatccactacacttgtctatattgtaacttttgttcactgtttgccatattgtaattcaaaccccattttaaaacgctcactccattttgtaaaagcttcctccaaccttcatttttgcaaaccctgctgtaatcttattagtttagtttagatgtgtgactgaggtatgtatggatgatggaatcaacctccatctccagcctgtcctgatgaaataagGTTCAAACCccaccggctgaagatgcagacaagagccctaacaaagtatgAGGAGTCcgccctaaaaagaaaaggtacaatagaaggaagatcaaagccaggtccgaggCTGAAAGTCATGCCTGCAATTGATgagtgatcaatcaccaaacccagcggcagtgtgacacagcaagacctatagactttggaTTCAAACtcaagcctacaaaaaggatgggtgagatgggagactttggagggtaacgtTCTGCTGCCAACGTGGAAGGGCATCGGTACAAtcccaacagagacccagcttgTCTTTGTGCCTGGCTTTTCTGGCCAGTTAGCCACCACAAGCTACAAACTCAAGCTGtgtccaggactggtaactgtgcagcagctgcagaacatctaatgggtggggtgtgtgtgtataaagattaagatattagttactGGTCATAAATCAGactattataataataaatgtggcatctttgtcttgtcccctgaaaagatcctgtgtagtgtgacagacccaggccagtggggtacaggagtctgctagagggcaaatatactggtcactggatgagtagttttctgttcactgagtgaccagagcaggggctgcactagagtaatcaggaacctgatagaaccaattaaggcagacaggctgattagatcacctgcagacAATCAAGggaggctaatcagggcacctgggtttaaaaaggagctcactcgtcagatggggaggagccagaggagaggaagtgtgtgtgaggagctgggagcaaagggcgcaaggagctgagagtgagagggtgtggaGCTGGAGGAataaagagtacaagcattatcagacaccaggaggaaggtcctgtggtgaggataaagagggtgtttggaggaggccatggggaagtagcccagggagttgtagctgtcatgcagttgttacaagagacactatagacagctgcaatccacagggccctgggctggaacctggagtagagggcgagcctgggttccccccaaacctcccaactcctgatcagacacaggaggagttgatccagactgtgcagaagatcactgaggtgagcaaatctgccaataagcacaggacccaccaaggtagaggaggaactttgtcacagtagttttgtctgtacaagcTGCAGGTGCTTTGCATCTCttaggatttggccctttaaCTGTATATTCAATGTCGTAATTCAGGAAACATTCATCAAGCTTGTGGATCCACTGGGAGATACCTATATACATTTATCttagtatttttttcttatttggccATAATTTTTTCATCATGCAAGGCATTgctgcataaataaataaaatttaaaaaataaatattttgatattaAGTGGCTTTACtgtaaaagcaatgaacattttaGGGTCTTACTGGGTGACTGAAGACACAAGGCCAAGCACCTTGTGTCTCCCAACACGGACAAGCTGTGCAGTGCATCAACATCCTGGATGTGACATCCAGACCAGCCTCAGTTCATATGTCTGACCACTTGCACATCAAAATATCAACACAAACTTGGACTCTTCATTATACACATCTAACACACACTCAGTAGTGGTGGGAGCATGGTGTTTGGGGAGGAGGACAGTAGATGTGTCCAGGAAGCATTGAGAGAGAGGTGGAGGGATGTTGAGTGTGTGATCATGGTAGACTTCGGGGTGGTGGGTATGAGGCAGTTGTAGGTAGTAAGGTCATGAAGATGGGTGGGACTTCTGTTTCTCTTTGTGACTTTGTGCACTGCATAATTATCTGTTGACAGTGGAAACTGGAAACTCTGATAACCTATTGGATCAAAGGCATTGGGGAATTGTCAGTGTTCGCATCCTGTTTCGTGAGTGGCCCTTGGCATCCAGATCAAATTTGCAGTTGATTGTCATTCAGGAAGAGGTGACAGAAATTGATGGGAGAGAGGTAACACTAATCATGTTTATTTGCCCATTCTAAATCAGAATAGTAATTTTACATGTTTTAACTctcatatgcttaagtgctgtgtTGGATTGGGGATAaagtgcttagcaccttgcaggatcaaggcttagACTATTTGGTCTCCTTATAGAATAGTGTGTGTAAATTTTAAGCAATGCTCTATCCCCAAAAACTTGATAGTTGCCATGAAAATAATAATCACAGACAGGCTTTAGGGGAGAGACACCAAGGGCAAATGAGCTCTTAagaaaaaataatctaatttGCTATGGAAAGATATTTCTCAATTATAGTTGAGATGAGAATTCAGGAAATATCTGtcagcaaaaaaaattgaaagtatGCTGcacttatttttcaaaatttttgcaTAAATTGTTAGCCACTCAGTTTTCAAACCAGAGAAGTTCTGCACTGAGCATACCTAATGATACAAGTTGTTGCAGCAAGTAAAAATGTCCAGTTTATAGTTTAGTATATGTTTGTCTTATACAGGCTCTAGTTTTTGTTGAGATTTCACTATGGAATTTACCACAGCAGTAGAGCACTGATTTTGATAATAAGGAATTATCAAAATAGCTTATTCTCCTttcactgtgcatgcacagacaTTTAACACGTAGTACATTTGTGAAAATAATTGTGACTGTAGCTTATTAAAATGATCTGGTAATTCATTGTTGAGTGTTTTAGAATGTAAGTGTGTATTACACCTTTTATTACGAAAAAATTAGCTTAAGCCTGTGTTGCACTGGTTCCTACTCTGACTACCATATAGTAGGAATGCTTTGTTTCAGATCTTTGACTATTCTATACAAAATACTTCAAATCTTGATAGGGAGTCAGTACTAGCATATTAAACTGCTTTATTTCTGTCTGGGGATTTCACTCTGTTCAATCCAAAGAAGAGTCTCTTACCCACAGAAGCtggtcacccaccttgtctccttaATATCCTGATACCAAAACTGCATCCAATCTTGATTATCGGCTATCAGTGAACAGATGATTCATATTATGCAGTAGTTTTAATTCTGAGCTACGCAATACTGTGCATCACCTAAGGGCAGGATCCAGCTAATAGCTTACATCCTACTGCATTCCTTTTTGTTGACAAACTTCCATGTTGCAGTCTTCGTCCTGGACCCAATGCACACACTGGATTTCTGTCAGATCCTGGTCTTGTATTTTGAACAGCTCTTTTATTACTCTTCACACTGAAATTTTTCCCTCATAAGTCAGTACTTCTAATCATCATTTTTTAGAAATAAAGAATAAGTCAAAATAATACATCACCTAATAtttgtgtggaggaaaaatgagATTGTTTCAGGTCAATCTAGTATAAATATGGTTACAAAATATGCATATTCTGTTTGTACTTTTCAATAACTTTGTTACATCAGTGTTGTGCCACTCCCTACTCTGAATATTGTAGCTTTAAATTAAAGAGAGTAGGTAAGCATAAGCTGCTGGAAGGACAAATGGAGATATTAATCATGTTGGCAGAACTTGTTTTGCTGACAAGCTGAACTGCTGCAGGTCATATCAGAAATCGCCTCACTGGCTCTGCAGATAAATACACCTGTGTAAAAATGCATTATCCCTTGATGTCAGACTTGGTAAAGCAGGAACTGGTAGCAGTAGTGCCTAGGGAATGGCCAGTAGCGTAGGCCTCAGTTCAGCAGTATACTAAATCACGTGCaaaatcctatttacttcacTGAGACCGCTCCCATGCTTGAAGTGAGgcaggtgcttaaatacctttctgAATCATAGCCATAATGAGTTAGGTACAACTCTTGAAAATCAAGCTGATCATATTAAGGAACAGGCACCTTCCCAACCTTTAACACACttatatctttttatttacttatacaTTAGCATACTATTAATTATGTTAGTAATATTTGTGCATCCACAAAAATCTTCATGCTAGAGTATTTTAATGGAGCTTGTTTTTAGCCAGTGGCCTGCCTCATCCTTACTTTAAAACAGATATAGAATTCCaatatttttctcctttgcaGGTTCAGCAAGAGGAAGTTACTGAAATAAACATATTAATTAAGGGCCTGAGTGTGCTTAGACATTCAAACCATACTGTTCCTCTGAAGGAAAGCATGCTATATTCCATCCCCCGAGACAATGACATGTTATTTACACTTCCCAGTCTCTCAGGAAAAGGTATGTAATATATAGCACTTACATAATGCTATTAATGCATAGATCACAAAGCATTTGACAAAGACAGGCAAGGTTCACTATCCCTGTTTCATTGagagggaagctgaggcatgtaaggtgaactgacttgcccaagacacACACTCTTCTGTTCATCAAGAGATTGTTGGTTATGCCTTATTTTAGCACTTTAGCATTCTGTGTGCcgtttcttttgttcttttaaaatgcattttttcttcaGAGGTGCTTCTGAAATGACACTTATGATGGGGATCTAGTATCACTGTAGTTCTCCTAGCTGAGTTGTATTTGCCATTTCTGTCATCCTACAATAAAGGTTATCATTGAAGCTCTCTCAAGACAAGAATTGAGTTCTGTAAAGTAAGTTCCTGTCTGGTCCTTTTCAATATAGGGAATAGTTTGAGTTACCAAATTTTACTTTATGTTGAAAATGTGGCCAGAATTCAGTTTGTTAATCAAATTCTCTTATGGGTTTACTAAGGGACTTGATGAATTTTATTTCTCACCTTTTTGCAGATAACAGCTAAAGTTCACAGTTGAATCTGCCTAGTAATGCTACCTCAGCTTCTTTCAGGATTTATTCTGAAGGTCAAATGAaaatttataatgaaaataaaacacttaGATAACCTTGcagtgcatgcacacatgcagcATTACTTTCTTTTGCTTGCTGTGTGCATCGTTAGATCATATACTGCTCCACCAGAAGTTGTGTGGGTGAAATGGAGAAgctaaaaatgtttgtttaatgatGCTTTTCTTCTTTAGTAGATGTTCAAGGCCCACTGCAACCAACCAGTCACTACCTCCTCAGGCAAGTAGAAACTACAGTAGATGAAGAGACATTACCTGGCAAGTTACCAGAGACTCCTCTCAGGACAGAGCCTCCATCATCTTATAAGGTAATTGTTTAAAATACTTATGATGTCCATCTTAAGTCCCTGTTAAAACTGAATCAGAAATTTCTCTAATTTTGTGTTTTAGCATTGGAAATGGATAAGAGCAAGTGAGAAATCTAGAAGAAAATAATGGCAGTTAGGGGGAGTGGTGTTGAGAAGACTGGACAATTAATTTTGTGTTTATCAGCATAGTGCTAACGTTACAGAATCTTAGTCTCTCCTTCTTTAGGATCAAGCAGAAAGCAGTAAACTATCCCCATTAATCCATGGCTAGGAAAGGAAGCCAGACACCCCTTGCCCACAAGTATGATTCAGTAAGTTGTGCATTGCAACACGAAGGCCATCCACATGCCATTTCAGCAAACATATTGTGCCTTTCTAGAGGCTATGATAGCTATTCTAGGGAGACACAGCTGAAAAGAATGAATAGTTCCTTCAGAGGGGGGACTTCCaggtgttagggggcttattccttcaccctctcacttcttggtccttctcgcatgaacagagagcaacaataccaaAGTCCGAAGgagcaaacaattcaatgtttattggggtgaacttccagcaagcatgattccagtttccttccttagtgtcccccttcccagctctgacaccacagagccttgcctgtgtccctgttcccattcccccccttacttcctgattgactgcagactatatagtaaaactttgagttctgcttagctataccttaaccaatcattttactgaaatttaactagcTAGTCCTAacattgtaacatggttatttaaccaattatatcctaccaccttaatttttctctctgctgtataattaattttgttgagtgTAAACCATCACAGAACCAGATGGATTATACAGACAATAGaaaagtggagactacagtgatagaacaatacaggaaatgaggatttcacatcccagctattgataagtgagttcttgccagacaggatgctatcaaactaagtttccttttacatcttctaggctcttccctttctctgaaggtgataggaatacaatcctgtcctgatattcctaacAGCctaatagcaccttatttcattGACTAGTTTGGAAAGtcaggatgtgaccatacacttcccagcttatggctgcctttgctgcttagcctaagaacaaggccttagactgtcacagtaagagaagggcCTTACACcagcagacagtgattttgattctcttttatacctctataactagctaagcaatgagaatacacctaaattcttaaattacaggcctttgcagacaggcctgctTGGGTTTTTCTTCGCTGCGTAGACACAccttgtggctggcctgtgccagcagGCTCAGGAGCTGTTTTATTTGGTGTGTAGACTCTTGGAAGTctacacaacaatgaaacagccccgttGCCTGAGGCTGAGTTGGCTAGCAAGGGCCAGCCatgtatttttctttgctgtgtagacatatccttaggctgtggctacacttgcACGTTATACCACGATAAAGCCTCTCGGAGAAGTCTAccttactccccatccacactggcaagacatgTAGAGCGTTCtgactccctggctggagcgctcctggtactcca from Chelonoidis abingdonii isolate Lonesome George chromosome 3, CheloAbing_2.0, whole genome shotgun sequence includes the following:
- the GINM1 gene encoding glycoprotein integral membrane protein 1 isoform X2 produces the protein MEAAPGPGGLLLLLLALGLLGPAAPQFLSQENIRVNVTMLKTSEESQEAQVVFNITYNSGQIYVNDFPMKRGVTRIKCQTLILETGNSDNLLDQRHWGIVSVRILFREWPLASRSNLQLIVIQEEVTEIDGREVQQEEVTEINILIKGLSVLRHSNHTVPLKESMLYSIPRDNDMLFTLPSLSGKDVQGPLQPTSHYLLRQVETTVDEETLPGKLPETPLRTEPPSSYKVMCQWVEYLRKEL
- the GINM1 gene encoding glycoprotein integral membrane protein 1 isoform X1; translated protein: MEAAPGPGGLLLLLLALGLLGPAAPQFLSQENIRVNVTMLKTSEESQEAQVVFNITYNSGQIYVNDFPMKRGVTRIKCQTLILETGNSDNLLDQRHWGIVSVRILFREWPLASRSNLQLIVIQEEVTEIDGREVQQEEVTEINILIKGLSVLRHSNHTVPLKESMLYSIPRDNDMLFTLPSLSGKVDVQGPLQPTSHYLLRQVETTVDEETLPGKLPETPLRTEPPSSYKVMCQWVEYLRKEL